A genomic window from Henningerozyma blattae CBS 6284 chromosome 3, complete genome includes:
- the KHA1 gene encoding Kha1p (similar to Saccharomyces cerevisiae KHA1 (YJL094C); ancestral locus Anc_1.272) encodes MSSNHVGGVLSGVNPFDYNSSSPITLFLFQTCLILIMCNLVHIPFSKIRQPRVISEVIAGVILGPTVFGQIPNYTKTVFPSASIPGLNLVANLGIILFMFFLGLEVDIEFIKKHLKTALSIGLITLAVPFGFGCLLAIPLFNTYANKDPDDRYVKFTVYMVFIAVSMSVTAFPVLCRILNELRLIKDRAGIVVLGAGIINDILGWVLLALSVILSNSESSPVNTVYILLCTLGWFLIYFFPLKYLLKWILIKTHELDRPKPSPLATMLILLIMFVSAYFTDIIGVHPIFGAFIAGLVVPRENNYVVKLAERMEDIPNIVFIPIYFAVSGLSVDLTLLNKGEDWGYIFAAIGIAVGSKLVSGSVTAYLHGLFFRESLAVGVLMSCKGIVEIVVLTIGLNAGIITQKIYGMFILMALVSTFITTPMTQMIYTDSYRKTIKPRMIQKRNKKRHQENPDLELNFNSSHNRNSNDEEIYMDEITPLTQDDKEELEFIRRKKSLFCFEDITTFIPTRIINIINSTDTISPSLHLLNYLIFAKNSSIQSKLNYHNINSNNSLPNHHGGKTTSTSISRISSGSTLKVKSLKLKHFFSKNNDVYENLSVVDENVQNFDAMIPLKAIHLKLLTERTTDLLQSSKFYHDETYATDVDSHNRNTYVNSDSYLEIFDIFTRLGKIPFSSEVIFSTMREKAINIVNTEMNDSDIVILPLKGSSFNTTQSIITSNGNPSSHRNISWDLNNFEQCCSHMFGLNELSSNFFQNLSKSLKANFIMMISNTGGRICVDRFKKKRYNLLLPNPNLASSDFFAMYLFLYVCYKSILAGDPIRGTIYINGKNIDFLDNLYNLFPDQDWFADASIDIINVDVAEKSIEEISSTSFIEAVLNDNTPEITLDDIEDTTFIIPEHLFSGTVPFSEEVKSTILQGARRKFDVLIPHYYCSERPNSNGPTDPTMVSSQNIKIDDKSELCTSKAYASSTFTTQTNKID; translated from the coding sequence ATGTCTTCAAACCATGTAGGTGGTGTATTATCTGGTGTAAACCCATTTGATTACAATTCTAGCTCTCCAATTacattatttcttttccaAACATGTCTGATCCTTATCATGTGTAATCTAGTTCACATACCATTCTCTAAAATACGGCAACCAAGAGTTATTTCCGAAGTTATTGCTGGGGTAATTCTAGGTCCCACTGTGTTTGGTCAAATACCGAATTATACAAAGACTGTTTTCCCCTCTGCATCGATTCCTGGGTTGAATCTTGTGGCTAATCTAGGTATTATCTTATTCATGTTTTTCTTGGGACTAGAAGTAGACATTGAGTTTATTAAAAAGCATTTGAAAACAGCATTATCAATTGGGTTAATCACTTTGGCTGTTCCATTTGGATTCGGTTGTTTACTAGCCATTCCTTTATTTAATACTTATGCAAATAAAGATCCTGATGATAGATATGTCAAATTTACTGTTTATATGGTTTTCATTGCAGTTTCTATGTCAGTTACTGCCTTTCCAGTATTATGTCGTATTTTGAACGAGTTACGTTTGATTAAAGATAGAGCAGGGATTGTTGTCTTAGGAGCAGGTATCATCAATGATATCTTAGGTTGGGTCCTATTAGCTTTGAGTGTCATTCTTTCCAATTCAGAATCAAGTCCCGTTAATACGGTATACATTTTGTTATGTACCCTCGGTTggtttttaatatatttctttcctttaaaatatctattGAAATGGATTTTAATTAAGACGCATGAATTAGATAGACCTAAACCATCTCCCTTAGCCACAATgttgatattattgatcATGTTTGTTTCAGCATATTTCACAGATATCATTGGTGTTCATCCAATTTTCGGTGCTTTTATTGCAGGTCTTGTTGTTCCAAGAGAAAATAATTACGTTGTTAAGCTAGCAGAAAGAATGGAGGATATACCAAATATTGTATTTATCCCCATTTATTTCGCTGTTTCAGGATTAAGCGTTGATTTAACCCTTTTAAATAAAGGAGAAGATTGGGGTTATATATTTGCCGCAATTGGTATTGCTGTAGGAAGTAAGCTTGTATCTGGGTCAGTAACAGCTTATTTGCATGGATTATTCTTTAGAGAATCCTTAGCTGTGGGTGTTTTGATGTCTTGTAAAGGTATTGTGGAAATTGTTGTTTTAACCATTGGGTTGAACGCAGGTATTATTactcaaaaaatttatggTATGTTTATCCTAATGGCTTTAGTATCTACCTTTATTACAACTCCAATGACGCAGATGATTTATACGGATTCTTATAGAAAAACGATTAAGCCAAGAATGATCCAAAagagaaataaaaagaggCATCAAGAGAATCCtgatttagaattaaaCTTTAATTCAAGCCACAatagaaattcaaatgacGAGGAAATATATATGGATGAAATTACTCCATTAACACAAgatgataaagaagaaCTTGAATTCATTAGAAGGAAAAAATCCTTATTTTGCTTCGAAGATATTACAACTTTTATTCcaacaagaattattaatattattaatagtacTGATACTATTTCTCCCTCTCTTCATttgttgaattatttaatttttgcaAAAAATTCCTCCATTCAATCGAAGttaaattatcataatattaatagtaataattcattGCCCAATCATCATGGTGGTAAAACCACTTCAACCTCTATTAGTAGAATATCATCTGGTTCAACATTAAAAgttaaatcattaaaattaaagcaTTTTTTCTCCAAGAATAATGATGTTTACGAAAACTTGAGTGTTGTGGATGAAAACGTTCAAAATTTCGATGCAATGATTCCATTGAAAGctattcatttaaaattattaactgAAAGAACTACTGATTTATTACAATCTTCTAAATTTTATCACGATGAAACTTATGCTACAGATGTAGATTCTCATAACCGTAATACATATGTTAATTCAGACTCATATTTGGAAATCTTCGACATTTTTACTCGTCTAGGCAAGATCCCTTTCTCAAGTGAAGTGATTTTTTCTACAATGAGAGAAAAGGCAATCAATATTGTTAATACTGAAATGAATGATTCGGATATTGTGATTTTACCATTAAAAGGATCTTCATTCAATACAACACAGTCGATTATTACATCAAATGGGAATCCTTCGTCACATAGAAACATTTCATGGGatcttaataattttgaacaATGTTGTTCTCATATGTTTGGcttaaatgaattatcttcaaattttttccaaaatttatCCAAGTCATTAAAAGCAAATTTTATCATGATGATTTCAAATACAGGTGGGAGGATTTGTGTTGATAGatttaagaaaaagagGTATAACTTGTTATTACCAAACCCAAATTTAGCTTCTTCTGATTTTTTCGCAATgtatttattcttatacGTATGTTATAAAAGCATTTTAGCTGGTGATCCAATTAGAGGAACTATTTATATCAATGGTAAAAATATCGATTTTTTGGACAACCTCTATAATCTATTTCCAGATCAAGATTGGTTTGCAGATGCCtcaattgatattattaatgttgATGTGGCTGAAAAGTCTATCGAAGAAATTTCATCAACTTCCTTCATTGAAGCTGTATTAAACGATAATACGCCTGAAATCACTTTAGATGATATAGAAGATAcaacttttattattccaGAACATTTATTTTCGGGCACAGTTCCATTTTCTGAGGAAGTTAAATCTACAATTTTACAAGGTGCCCGTAGGAAGTTTGACGTATTAATTCcacattattattgctcTGAAAGACCTAATTCTAATGGCCCTACAGATCCAACCATGGTTTCCTCCCAGAATATCAAAATTGATGACAAATCTGAATTATGCACAAGCAAAGCGTATGCTTCATCTACATTCACAACGCaaactaataaaatagattaa
- the BCK1 gene encoding mitogen-activated protein kinase kinase kinase BCK1 (similar to Saccharomyces cerevisiae BCK1 (YJL095W); ancestral locus Anc_1.271) has translation MPFLRKITGGGGHSRSNSNNSIKSAHSPGTGSLKNNSTSHSKVPSIRHSAEHHRPFSYYSHQFHSSGSDYTLVSGKSSPTSVTRSPISERNILSSSPSNNSASLLLDRDPSQHTHSKKLSHSRHSSSSSLNQNVSKVSKLIVSWDTADPDQWTLNRVLLWLKFHEFPECWINFIRKRSIQKQTFISLLAYENFLVYEKYLPQSKSASYDKFQNLLKLTMAQNVTNNHHIRQKSADIKLNNFRSISDSTKGKPDQPPSISDLAAIRSVSESALPINHNQEFEHEERPVIRAHHKAKSTDALYRRSFISLKTTSPSTKSHSRTFSGMKLNIPLNLSNETSNNSSKSASPPLSPSHGVLSRKQHKSTSSESSLLNVLLGSNGPNGSNTTNTSSTTLPTDEEIQKYYNRLEASSNKNPPSLNQDSKSLKSQYLRQSPVIQEERSSLWEKFKRRSQIGTSYTYPARPNTTGSLQSLVTNSKENLTTTASNSHHNTDMSADSDREIIDDRILQTPGPVDHEKNKGHQNDIAKTPLEKISDYKGSNSLFTPNIPELPYISQAVENLNSTEPSSNLLTETALGIHNETKIYQNITSNISESSLPPPAIAPNLRENLHVLDSIYLPQYIEKKSVFILITSDNKCFQPFDVSTVSSIEDLLLDAEKFLGLENYKTEVYLTDFNCKLGKPLSPELLKTCTNNLFINTTGKLYFHVLDGPIETDKGNSVSSKLLPDASSRLSVTRNESIGSNNNSLTNSNDQASITTSSSDIYSFDDRGSENGRRYPRTPSHYYDIPSTTSTGEEVNYWNAKEVAIKNNFANSDSNIKSVAQRVAELQKDDKPNEIEPKIKNFNKRRDSPFLEDNLAPKREAPKPPIDVSPSRALSTKKHVSVLHRGRSKLTRKKEIESLRLKGLSPVSMTNKSTTPETVISSYIPGSTNILVPQPYKGADVNTNKTRDEGPSVLTNSIYLKNKPRRSSSTLASVMSNSKSRKHINDEFSQAVSRSSTFKQKISRSSSIKSSSSSLYHGTPPLLKRGSTRRIISLSSAADVFDENNITFADAPELTDSDGSDDIIWNKADTTDSKKIDASDSSDDIIWTTPKGKEHSKVETKNNNEDLDSSSSDDIIWLSKSGTNTPVGKQNNIEMSNYKSNYNTMKDQDEEEDGDDEDDIILGQPNINDEDHILGRPDEDDSRKLLRRMTLRPSPEMVYQNLEKFFPQANLDEPVLEGHTPPASPRSTRSLDASKVSSPLKENISCISHTMITSPKPESVQNKSKLDTPPNKPLNRRLKRTKTIRTIAHEANEKRRKSVKLKRQNTKMWGTKVVEITKKTNVSINKSKNDRGEYKEFAWVKGELIGKGSFGSVYLSLNVTTGEMMAVKQVEVPEFGSQNEAIVSTVEALRSEVTLLKDLDHINIVQYLGFEKKNNIYSLFLEYVAGGSIGSLIRMYGRFDESLIRHSTTQILAGLSYLHSKGILHRDMKADNILLDGEGICKISDFGISRKSKDIYSNSEMTMRGTVFWMAPEMVDTKQGYSAKVDIWSLGCIILEMFAGKRPWSNLEVVAAMFKIGQSKSAPPIPEDTLPLISQDGRDFLDDCFKIDPEKRPTAEQMLDHLFSQVDPNFDFSSTDLVKYIRCNDKMNSTKLRVHSGDYTNVNH, from the coding sequence atgCCATTTCTAAGGAAAATAACTGGTGGGGGAGGACATAGTAGATCTAATTCAAACAATTCTATAAAATCTGCTCATTCACCTGGTACCGgatctttgaaaaataattccaCATCACATTCCAAAGTCCCAAGCATTCGTCATTCAGCAGAACATCATAGGCcattttcatattattcTCATCAATTCCATAGCTCAGGTTCGGACTATACTTTAGTATCTGGAAAATCCTCACCAACTAGTGTTACTAGATCTCCGATCTCTGAAAGGAATATTTTGAGCTCTTCTCCTTCTAATAATAGCGCTTCTTTGCTCTTAGATAGAGATCCTTCACAACATACCCATTCTAAGAAACTGTCACATTCAAGACACTCTTCATCAAGTagtttaaatcaaaatgtATCAAAAGTTAGCAAATTAATAGTCTCTTGGGATACAGCTGATCCAGACCAATGGACATTAAATAGAGTTTTGCTGTGGCTGAAATTCCATGAGTTCCCAGAATGTTggattaattttattagaaaacgCTCAATACAAAAACAAACATTTATTAGTTTATTAGCTTATGAAAATTTCTTAGTCTATGAAAAATACTTGCCACAATCAAAGTCTGCTTCATatgataaatttcaaaatttactAAAATTAACAATGGCTCAAAATGTTACCAACAACCATCATATACGCCAGAAAAGTGCCGATataaaactaaataattttagaaGCATAAGTGATTCGACAAAGGGTAAACCAGATCAGCCACCTTCAATTAGTGATTTAGCTGCAATAAGATCAGTTTCCGAATCTGCTTTACCAATAAATCATAACCAAGAATTTGAACATGAAGAAAGACCAGTAATTAGAGCTCATCATAAGGCAAAAAGTACTGATGCACTTTATAGAAGAAGCTTCATCTCTTTAAAAACTACATCTCCATCAACTAAATCACATTCTAGAACATTTTCTGggatgaaattaaatatccCCCTAAATCTATCAAACGAAACTAGTAacaattcttcaaaatccGCATCACCTCCACTATCTCCTTCACATGGGGTTCTTTCTAGGAAGCAACATAAAAGTACGTCTTCTGAATCATCTCTATTGAATGTTCTTCTTGGATCAAATGGGCCTAATGGGTCCAATACTACAAATACAAGCTCGACTACCTTACCAACAGATGaagaaatacaaaaatattataatagaTTAGAAGCAAGTTCAAACAAGAATCCCCCAAGCCTTAACCAAGATTCTAAATCCCTTAAGTCGCAATACTTAAGACAATCGCCAGTTATTCAAGAAGAGAGAAGCTCACTATGggagaaatttaaaagaagaagtcAGATAGGAACATCATACACTTATCCAGCTCGTCCTAATACCACTGGCAGCTTACAGTCATTAGTAACTAATAGCAAAGAAAACTTGACTACGACGGCATCAAATAGCCATCACAACACAGATATGTCTGCGGACTCCGATCGTGAAATTATAGATGACAGAATCTTACAAACTCCCGGACCCGTTGAtcatgaaaaaaataagggACATCAAAATGACATAGCAAAAACACCCTTAGAAAAGATCTCTGACTACAAAGGCTCAAATTCCTTATTCACACCAAACATACCGGAACTCCCTTATATTAGTCAAGCTGTAGAGAACCTGAACTCAACAGAGCCGAGTTCAAATTTACTCACTGAAACTGCTTTAGGCATTCATAAcgaaacaaaaatatatcaaaacaTAACGTCCAATATATCAGAATCTAGTTTGCCGCCTCCAGCCATCGCTCCTAATCTCAGAGAGAACCTTCATGTTCTTGATTCCATATACTTACCCCAATACATTGAAAAGAAGTCTGtgtttattttaataacaaGTGATAATAAATGTTTTCAACCATTCGATGTCTCAACTGTTTCTAGTATCGAAGATCTGTTACTTGATGCTGAAAAATTCTTAGgattagaaaattataaaactGAAGTTTACTTAACAGActttaattgtaaattagGTAAGCCATTATCACCAGAATTGTTGAAAACTTGTACCAATaacttatttattaataccACAGGGAAATTATACTTTCACGTATTAGATGGGCCAATTGAAACTGATAAAGGAAATTCTGTTtcatctaaattattacctGATGCTTCATCTCGATTAAGTGTAACAAGGAATGAATCCATTGgctctaataataatagtcttacaaattcaaatgatcaAGCATCAATAACTACATCATCTTCGGATATTTATTCGTTTGATGATAGAGGATCAGAAAATGGTAGAAGGTATCCTCGAACTCCTAGCCATTACTATGATATACCGTCTACAACTTCTACTGGCGAAGAAGTTAATTATTGGAATGCTAAAGAGGTAgctattaaaaataatttcgCCAATTCAGATAGTAATATAAAATCAGTAGCACAAAGAGTGGCTGAACTTCAAAAAGATGACAAAccaaatgaaattgaaccaaaaattaaaaattttaataaaagaagagaTTCACCTTTCTTGGAGGATAATTTAGCGCCCAAAAGAGAAGCTCCCAAACCACCAATTGATGTATCACCTAGTAGAGCATTATCAACTAAAAAACATGTGTCGGTTCTCCATAGAGGACGGTCAAAACtgacaagaaaaaaagaaattgaaagttTAAGACTAAAAGGCTTATCACCTGTTTCCATGACGAATAAGAGCACAACTCCAGAAACTGTGATATCTTCATATATTCCTGGttcaacaaatattttggtaCCACAACCATATAAAGGTGCCGACGTAAATACGAATAAAACGAGAGATGAAGGCCCTTCAGTTTTAACTAACtctatatatttgaaaaacaaaCCAAGAAGATCAAGTTCAACTTTAGCATCAGTAAtgtcaaattcaaaatctaGAAAGCACATAAATGATGAGTTCTCACAAGCTGTTTCTAGATCATCAACattcaaacaaaaaattagcAGATCCAGTTCTATAAAATCCAGCAGTAGTTCTTTGTATCATGGTACACCACCTCTGTTGAAGAGAGGGAGTacaagaagaattatttcattatcgTCTGCAGCTGATGTATTTGATGAAAACAACATAACATTTGCTGACGCACCAGAACTTACTGATTCTGATGGTTctgatgatattatttggaaTAAAGCTGATACAACAGATTCTAAAAAGATAGATGCTAGCGATTCTTCTGATGATATTATATGGACAACTCCAAAGGGTAAAGAACATTCTAAAGTGGAaacaaaaaacaataatgaagatttagaTAGTTCATCATCAGATGATATTATATGGTTATCCAAGAGTGGTACCAATACACCTGTTGGTAAACAGAACAATATCGAAATGTCCAATTACAAAAGTAACTACAATACTATGAAAGATCaggatgaagaagaagatggaGATGATGAAGACGATATTATTCTCGGACAACCTAATATTAATGACGAGGATCATATACTAGGAAGACCTGACGAAGATGATAGCAGAAAACTTCTAAGACGCATGACATTGAGACCCTCTCCTGAAATGGTTTACCAAAATCTGGAGAAGTTTTTCCCACAAGCAAATTTAGACGAACCTGTTTTAGAAGGTCACACTCCACCTGCTTCACCAAGATCTACGAGGTCACTCGATGCTAGTAAAGTATCTTCACcgttaaaagaaaatatttcatgCATTTCACACACTATGATTACGTCTCCAAAACCAGAATctgttcaaaataaatctaaacTCGACACACCACCAAATAAACCTCTTAATCGTAGGCTAAAAAGAACTAAAACAATTAGAACAATTGCCCACGAAGctaatgaaaaaagaagGAAGTCTGTAAAGTTAAAAAGACAAAACACAAAGATGTGGGGTACAAAGGTTGTTGAAATCACTAAGAAGACAAATGTTTCAATCAACAAATCTAAAAATGATAGAGGAGAATACAAAGAGTTTGCTTGGGTAAAAGGTGAATTAATTGGTAAAGGATCCTTTGGGTCAGTTTATCTTTCATTGAATGTTACTACTGGGGAAATGATGGCTGTTAAACAGGTCGAAGTCCCAGAATTTGGCTCCCAAAATGAAGCTATTGTTAGTACTGTGGAAGCTTTAAGATCTGAAGTTACTTTgttaaaagatttagatCATATCAACATTGTTCAATACTTAGgatttgaaaagaaaaataatatttatagcttatttttagaatatgTGGCTGGGGGTTCTATTGGTTCATTGATTAGAATGTATGGTAGATTTGATGAAAGTCTAATCAGACATTCGACAACACAAATTTTAGCCGGTCTTTCATATCTACATTCAAAAGGTATTTTACATAGAGATATGAAAGCtgataatattcttttggATGGTGAAGGTATTTGCAAAATTAGTGATTTTGGTATTTCaagaaaatcaaaagatatttattctAATTCTGAAATGACGATGAGAGGTACTGTATTCTGGATGGCACCTGAAATGGTGGATACTAAACAAGGTTATAGCGCTAAAGTTGATATTTGGTCTCTTGgttgtattattttggaAATGTTTGCTGGTAAAAGACCATGGTCAAATTTAGAAGTTGTGGCTGCTATGTTTAAGATTGGTCAGAGTAAATCTGCTCCACCAATACCTGAAGATACTTTACCCTTAATATCACAGGACGGTAGAGATTTCTTAGAtgattgttttaaaattgacCCTGAAAAGAGACCAACAGCAGAACAAATGCTAGATCATCTATTTTCGCAGGTAGATCCTAATTTTGACTTTTCTTCGACAGATTTGGTAAAATATATCAGGTGTAATGATAAAATGAATTCTACTAAGTTACGTGTACACTCTGGTGATTACACGAATGTCAACCATTGA
- the TOK1 gene encoding Tok1p (similar to Saccharomyces cerevisiae TOK1 (YJL093C); ancestral locus Anc_1.273) has translation MTLVSDDEIPELKPIVTAASAPSALKPDIEDLKWMQVLQFSNKRASIINADPASPMFTVWFSISCYFPVITACLAPVANTLSIACAVEKWKDTRVVKSDGTITHHYYNDPPVFFVFNILSLAFGVLSNFVLLLHFTKKVRYVKSQILNIVGWTIASGILLVDVIVFARTEIKDHHEKSIGFWCAAYTSALYFGCTCTLTIHFIGYKLKKYPPQFNLIPNERVVMVFTVLFSIWLSWGAAVFSAILGMSYCTALYFSIVSLLTVGLGDILPVTVAGKIIVLAFSLTGVIILGLIIAITRGIITRSSGPIYFFNEVERRRSKAYDKVLKGELILTDEESFELIMKMRKVSSRTQKVRSIVLTIGVFIAFWLLGALVFVYCESWNYFVAIYFCFLCLLTIGYGDYYPETGAGRAFFIVWSIMAIPLMSTLISTVGDTLYSMSKSLDLTLYDRLNMGIKDLLIESKNGTINFLQLNRRSMFSGDDGDINTILRDDDGNNGGGSSSKQNKNNANEDEEDEENSKNQCLSHQPTRQNSKKMQKRNSTSKNTETKSRKSQTTGSTNSTQSRLANAIESEIRRRRTLSQASSFNTNIESDGEPSQASNRTASSLGNTPHSFHNLSEIHKAPPDSSDSLSPTQSQKTRRAVSNLDGNINKKRIESKRVRSSSDLHYSTTNAGETYRKHTILTPLNEDDGSSSSSYSNPVIRSRNNSDVFSSLSSSEVKNPEQVEDEPFLNLFEAFTDDDEYAKLWYSHTGYHTKLEQLHNLLMVIKKMHGIILLEEDFELDYEQWSKLYKLDLLNRDRSCDDINPYFWISPKTPLKYPLDQPHFVVMKLFNKVGEIIADILNDKDIHRILSEKETARTMSASPSNIRPQPRLHSDIAINRTNSRDSSTATSHSSSPVPFSPERPHVASVISGPSGTTTPHDTHTLLRTENRNFQTTSPPASPTSGSLSSGYYGDFVPLDMQPLPEEGFPPVMQWIRHGRNRSRKIRRESVRSSSL, from the coding sequence AACCAATAGTTACTGCTGCAAGTGCCCCATCGGCTTTAAAGCCTGATATAGAGGATTTGAAATGGATGCAGGTTCTACAATTCAGTAATAAAAGAGcaagtattattaatgctGACCCAGCAAGCCCCATGTTTACTGTATGGTTTTCTATATCGTGTTATTTTCCGGTTATTACAGCATGTTTAGCCCCTGTCGCAAATACATTATCCATTGCATGTGCCGTAGAGAAATGGAAAGACACTAGAGTGGTCAAGTCGGATGGTACCATCACACATCATTACTATAATGATCCTCCTGTATTCTTTGTATTTAACATTCTCTCGCTAGCATTCGGTGTTTTATCTAACTTTGTCTTACTATTACATTTTACTAAAAAAGTACGTTATGTTAAGtcacaaatattaaatattgttgGTTGGACTATTGCAAGTGGAATATTATTGGTAGATGTAATTGTATTTGCTCGTACTGAGATTAAAGACCATCATGAAAAGAGTATTGGTTTTTGGTGTGCTGCATATACATCTGCTTTATATTTTGGTTGTACTTGTACTTTAACAATACATTTTATTGgatataaattaaaaaaatatccaccacaatttaatttaattccaAATGAAAGAGTTGTTATGGTTTTCACggttttattttctatttggTTAAGTTGGGGTGCTGCTGTATTCTCAGCTATTTTGGGGATGTCATATTGCACTGCactttatttttccatCGTTTCATTATTGACTGTGGGCTTAGGTGATATTTTACCAGTTACTGTAGCTGGGAAAATCATTGTCTTAGCATTTTCTTTAACAGGTGTCATAATTCTAGGTTTAATCATTGCTATTACAAGAGGTATTATTACAAGATCATCTGGCccaatttatttctttaatgaaGTGGAAAGAAGGAGAAGTAAAGCATATGATAAAGTGTTAAAAGGAGAATTGATATTAACTGATGAAGAAAGTTTTGAATTGATTATGAAAATGAGAAAAGTTTCAAGTAGAACTCAAAAAGTTCGTTCTATAGTCTTAACTATTGGGGTTTTCATTGCATTTTGGTTATTAGGAGCTTTAGTATTTGTTTATTGTGAAAGTTGGAATTATTTTGTGGCTATCTATTTCTGTTTCTTATGTCTTTTGACCATTGGATATGGTGATTATTACCCAGAAACGGGGGCTGGAAGagctttttttattgtttggTCAATTATGGCTATTCCATTGATGTCTACTTTAATTTCCACAGTGGGTGATACCTTATATAGCATGTCTAAATCCTTAGATCTTACATTATATGATCGGTTAAATATGGGTATTAaggatttattaattgaaagtAAGAATGGTACcatcaattttttacaACTGAACCGTAGGAGTATGTTTAGTGGAGATGATGGAGATATAAATACTATACTTCGTGATGACGATGGAAATAATGGTGGTGGATCTTCAAGcaaacaaaacaaaaataatgctaatgaagatgaagaagatgaagaaaacTCTAAAAATCAATGTTTAAGCCATCAGCCAACACGCCAGAACTCTAAAAAAATGCAGAAACGTAATAGCACTTCTAAGAATACTGAAACTAAATCTCGTAAATCTCAAACCACGGGTAGTACAAATTCAACCCAATCAAGGTTAGCTAATGCTATTGAAAGTGAAATAAGGAGAAGAAGAACTTTGAGTCAAGCATCGTCTTTTAATACTAATATAGAGAGTGATGGTGAACCTTCTCAAGCTTCTAATAGAACAGCGTCTTCATTGGGAAATACACCTCATAGTTTCCATAACCTTTCAGAAATACATAAAGCACCCCCAGATAGTAGTGATAGTTTATCACCTACTCAATCACAAAAAACTCGGAGGGCAGTGTCTAATCTTGATGGCaatataaacaaaaaaagaatagaaAGTAAACGAGTACGATCCAGTTCTGATTTACATTACAGTACAACAAATGCTGGTGAAACATATCGAAAGCATACAATATTAACACCCttaaatgaagatgatggaTCTAGTAGTAGCAGTTACTCGAACCCTGTAATTAGAAGCAGAAACAATAGTGATGTTTTCTCAAGCTTATCTAGTTCGGAAGTGAAAAATCCAGAACAAGTAGAAGATGAGccatttttgaatttatttgaagCCTTCACTGATGATGACGAATATGCTAAATTATGGTATTCACATACAGGATATCACACAAAACTAGAACAACTGCATAATTTATTGATGGTTATCAAGAAAATGCATGGTATTATCTTATTAGAAGAGGATTTCGAACTGGATTACGAACAATGGTCGAAACTATATAAATTGGATTTATTAAATCGAGATAGAAGTTGTGACGACATCAATCCTTATTTTTGGATTTCACCCAAGACACCTTTAAAATATCCATTAGATCAACCTCATTTTGTGGTTATGAAGCtatttaataaagttgGAGAAATCATTGCggatattttaaatgataaagatataCATAGAATATTATCAGAAAAAGAAACTGCACGTACGATGTCCGCATCACCATCAAATATCAGACCCCAACCTAGACTACATTCCGACATAGCAATTAACAGAACAAATTCAAGAGATTCAAGTACTGCAACATCTCATTCATCTAGTCCAGTGCCATTTTCTCCAGAGCGCCCCCATGTTGCATCAGTAATAAGTGGTCCATCCGGAACAACCACACCACATGACACACATACATTATTGCGCACTGAAAACCGTAATTTTCAAACTACTAGTCCACCTGCATCACCAACTAGTGGGTCACTATCATCTGGTTATTACGGAGATTTTGTTCCGTTAGATATGCAGCCTTTGCCTGAAGAAGGTTTCCCACCTGTAATGCAATGGATTAGACATGGACGTAACCGTTCTAGAAAAATCCGTAGAGAATCTGTCCGATCATCCTCTCTATAA